From the genome of Leptolyngbya iicbica LK, one region includes:
- a CDS encoding O-methyltransferase — protein MNTLPNILRQSLKRKNLLVMTKKVMKRFFDKKNAHSSRENLAWLEEHCMDFEDLAKSLDADLWEETLEVVEKIDVHANTVLNSIEHSLGGGGAYPFLYFITRYLQPLTVVETGVATGFSSYAFLAALEENKKGTLYSSDFPYFRIPNPEKYIGIVIEEKLRGNWNLYLDGDEVNLPQILDKVGTIDIFHYDSDKSYSGRDFAVSLVTPNLSPNGLILMDDIQDNSYFYDYVETRQIHEWNVFNFNGKYVGLIGKLKSKRLEAFDLEL, from the coding sequence ATGAATACTCTTCCAAATATTTTGAGACAGTCATTGAAGCGCAAAAACTTATTGGTCATGACCAAAAAAGTCATGAAGCGTTTTTTCGATAAGAAAAATGCACACTCTTCAAGGGAGAACCTGGCCTGGTTAGAAGAACACTGTATGGACTTTGAAGATTTAGCCAAAAGCCTGGATGCTGACTTATGGGAAGAAACTCTAGAAGTCGTCGAGAAAATTGACGTTCATGCCAATACGGTCCTAAATTCTATTGAACACAGCTTGGGAGGAGGAGGAGCATATCCATTTCTTTATTTTATTACGCGCTATCTTCAGCCTCTAACTGTGGTTGAGACAGGTGTTGCAACCGGCTTTTCATCATATGCCTTTTTGGCTGCACTTGAAGAAAACAAAAAGGGAACTCTTTATAGTAGTGACTTTCCTTATTTTAGAATTCCTAACCCCGAAAAATATATTGGCATCGTTATCGAAGAGAAGCTTAGAGGGAACTGGAATCTTTATCTCGATGGAGATGAGGTGAATCTTCCTCAAATATTAGATAAGGTTGGAACAATCGACATTTTTCACTACGACTCTGATAAAAGTTATTCTGGTAGAGATTTTGCAGTGAGCTTAGTCACTCCAAATCTTAGTCCTAATGGGCTGATTTTGATGGATGATATTCAGGACAACTCATACTTTTATGATTACGTTGAGACAAGACAGATTCATGAATGGAATGTCTTTAATTTCAATGGTAAATATGTTGGTCTCATAGGAAAATTAAAGTCTAAGAGGCTTGAAGCCTTTGATCTCGAGTTATGA
- a CDS encoding glycosyltransferase, producing the protein MKIVLVITGLEIGGAEMMLLKILENLSQEFSPEVVSLTTFGKVGHSIQALGIPVTALDMKLGISTLITLVKLVRLLRAKRPHIVHTWMYHADLVGGLAARLAKVPIVIWNIRHSNFASQKTKLTTKLVIQICTKLSYFIPDCIQCCSINARDIHIELGYDADKFIVIPNGFDLQRFYPNPQARKRIRQELNLSSSNMLVGMIGRFHPQKNHLAFFRAMSHVYCKLPKIHLLLAGKNINSGNLCLMAYIHETGVKAIVHLLDERDDTPDLMASLDLLVLSSSEGEAFPNVVGEAMACAVPCVVTDVGDSAYIVANTGKIVDANDEMQLMQAILSVLNLSESERMTLGRMARQRIETLFDIRQITQQYQDLYLQQCSKLNLDDQEWPLSSEN; encoded by the coding sequence ATGAAAATAGTACTAGTAATCACTGGGTTAGAAATCGGAGGAGCTGAGATGATGCTCCTCAAAATCTTAGAAAATCTCTCTCAAGAATTTTCTCCAGAGGTTGTGTCGTTGACCACTTTTGGCAAAGTAGGTCACTCTATTCAAGCGTTAGGTATACCAGTTACAGCACTTGATATGAAGCTTGGAATATCGACGCTAATCACCCTGGTTAAATTAGTTCGTTTGCTTAGGGCTAAGCGCCCTCATATCGTCCATACATGGATGTATCACGCCGACTTAGTTGGTGGTCTCGCCGCCCGGCTTGCTAAGGTTCCTATTGTAATTTGGAATATACGGCATAGTAACTTTGCATCTCAGAAAACTAAATTAACTACTAAACTAGTTATTCAAATTTGCACAAAACTGTCTTATTTTATTCCCGACTGCATTCAATGCTGTTCAATTAATGCCCGCGACATCCATATTGAACTTGGCTATGATGCTGATAAATTCATCGTAATTCCTAACGGGTTCGATCTTCAGCGCTTCTATCCAAATCCTCAAGCTAGGAAACGTATACGGCAAGAGCTAAATCTTTCTTCCTCAAACATGTTAGTTGGGATGATCGGTCGCTTTCATCCGCAAAAGAATCATTTAGCTTTTTTTAGGGCTATGAGTCATGTATACTGCAAGCTTCCAAAAATTCACCTCTTACTAGCTGGGAAGAATATAAATTCTGGCAATCTCTGCCTCATGGCATACATCCATGAAACTGGGGTTAAAGCTATCGTTCACTTACTCGATGAACGAGATGATACACCTGACTTGATGGCATCTTTAGATTTGCTTGTATTATCCTCATCAGAGGGTGAAGCATTTCCTAATGTTGTTGGAGAAGCAATGGCCTGTGCAGTACCTTGTGTGGTAACTGACGTGGGTGATTCTGCGTATATTGTGGCCAATACCGGCAAAATAGTAGATGCTAATGATGAAATGCAACTAATGCAAGCAATTCTTAGCGTATTAAATTTGAGCGAAAGCGAAAGGATGACATTAGGAAGAATGGCTAGGCAAAGAATAGAAACACTATTTGATATCAGGCAAATCACTCAGCAATATCAGGATTTATATCTTCAGCAATGCTCTAAATTGAATCTTGATGATCAAGAATGGCCATTATCATCTGAAAATTGA
- a CDS encoding glycosyltransferase, with translation MKKLCIVVESFRGGGAQKIALNLANYYSKLDFKTILLVCTDEGPYRKDVVREIEVINLNTYRIRHSLFKIRRALKDIKPDVILSVSRDANILVGLTYMFHSSARLIFREANTMHAVLKMPQLKRLCYLTLMKIAYLKADVVISNSQDTKSDLEKYKVVSSSSKIRVIHNPVLPSNVEELISVKCHHPWLVSSALKVVLSVGRLYPQKNHALLINAFSRVISHVKNARLVILGEGDEKENIHKQIHAFGLQDHVDVLDFQANPFPFYREADLFVLTSLWEGFGNVLVEALACGTPVVSTDCPGGPREILEYGEYGTLVPVNDVDALASAIISALMMTDDFQQKSLRSQRAQLFSVELIAQQYLMHISEDSFYSK, from the coding sequence ATGAAAAAGCTATGTATTGTCGTCGAGTCATTTCGAGGAGGTGGAGCACAGAAAATCGCATTGAATTTAGCTAACTATTATTCAAAACTTGATTTCAAAACTATTCTTTTAGTTTGTACCGATGAAGGACCATACCGTAAAGATGTAGTCCGAGAAATTGAGGTTATTAATCTTAATACCTATAGGATTCGACATTCATTATTCAAAATTAGACGCGCACTTAAAGATATTAAGCCAGATGTGATTTTGTCAGTCTCGCGAGATGCAAATATTTTGGTGGGTCTAACCTATATGTTTCACTCGTCAGCACGACTCATTTTTCGAGAAGCCAATACAATGCATGCGGTGTTGAAAATGCCACAGCTAAAGAGGCTATGCTACTTAACCCTGATGAAAATAGCCTATTTAAAGGCAGATGTTGTAATTAGCAATTCTCAAGATACTAAGTCAGATCTGGAAAAATATAAGGTTGTTTCCTCTAGTAGTAAAATCCGAGTCATACACAACCCAGTACTGCCTAGTAACGTTGAAGAGTTGATTTCTGTAAAGTGTCACCATCCTTGGTTAGTATCCTCAGCCCTGAAAGTTGTTCTTTCTGTGGGACGTCTATATCCTCAAAAGAATCATGCTCTACTAATCAACGCTTTTTCAAGAGTAATATCACACGTCAAGAATGCTAGATTAGTTATTTTGGGAGAAGGCGATGAAAAAGAGAATATTCATAAACAAATTCACGCTTTTGGACTTCAAGATCATGTCGATGTTTTAGACTTTCAAGCAAACCCATTTCCTTTTTATCGAGAGGCCGATCTTTTTGTCCTCACCTCTCTTTGGGAAGGGTTTGGCAACGTCTTAGTGGAAGCACTAGCCTGCGGTACCCCAGTAGTTAGCACAGATTGCCCTGGTGGGCCAAGAGAGATCCTAGAGTACGGCGAATATGGCACGTTGGTACCAGTAAATGATGTTGACGCCCTGGCCTCGGCAATAATATCTGCCTTAATGATGACAGATGATTTCCAGCAAAAGTCTTTAAGAAGCCAAAGAGCTCAACTTTTTTCTGTAGAGTTAATTGCCCAACAATACCTGATGCATATTTCTGAAGATAGCTTCTACAGCAAATAA
- a CDS encoding glycosyltransferase, with the protein MAIGSNKSSKDDTSSLNVLVVSSKYPPEYSGSGLRAHNTYKRLRSKFNINFEVLSSSISENTCCKYEWQGIKVTRIANKRTPVSLLGLTEQGKIHKKVIAAWKRIIILTNYCLEAIPTLRYLYAHHNSIDVIHVFGNVNVTSVAITYAKLTKKPLLIELVNFHEHPRYLEPFGISLCLGRGFPSHAIIVAISRQLEQAALNSGYSPRQIWCRPNPIDESKFNFSACQSEKEFFGFGSKCSDPKHILHLAKFMPRKNQLFMVDVLAKLPHNFRLILAGPLVSSGPLSERDMAYFQSIQESINSLGLRDRVLLQPEFIDKPENFIRNADVFVLPSVQEGLGTPVLEALACGIPVVTNRIPGVFDQWINDGENGYMCTLEPDIWAEKIYLATQIPQDAMKLASKRVLQYASTQAIDQEYFSILCKSIKLTRDD; encoded by the coding sequence ATGGCTATTGGATCTAATAAATCATCAAAAGATGATACATCTTCCCTGAATGTCCTTGTGGTTAGCAGCAAATATCCTCCAGAGTATTCAGGCTCTGGCCTCAGAGCACATAACACTTACAAGCGTTTAAGAAGCAAGTTCAATATAAACTTTGAAGTTTTAAGCAGCTCTATCTCAGAGAACACATGCTGCAAGTATGAATGGCAAGGCATTAAAGTTACACGTATTGCTAATAAGAGAACTCCTGTCTCACTGCTTGGTCTTACAGAACAAGGAAAAATACATAAAAAAGTTATAGCGGCCTGGAAAAGAATCATTATTCTAACAAATTACTGCCTTGAAGCAATTCCAACCTTGCGATATTTATATGCTCATCACAACTCAATAGACGTTATTCATGTATTTGGTAATGTCAATGTAACTAGCGTAGCTATAACATATGCAAAGCTTACAAAAAAACCCTTGTTAATTGAGTTGGTTAACTTTCATGAGCACCCTCGCTATCTAGAGCCTTTTGGAATCAGCCTTTGCTTGGGTCGTGGATTTCCGTCTCACGCAATAATTGTTGCTATTTCAAGACAACTGGAACAAGCGGCTTTAAATAGTGGATATTCGCCGCGTCAGATCTGGTGTCGACCTAATCCAATCGATGAGAGTAAGTTTAATTTTTCAGCTTGCCAGAGCGAAAAAGAATTCTTCGGATTTGGTAGTAAGTGTAGCGATCCTAAGCACATTTTGCACTTAGCCAAATTCATGCCGAGAAAGAATCAACTATTTATGGTTGATGTGTTAGCAAAACTTCCCCATAATTTTCGACTAATACTTGCTGGTCCATTAGTTAGTAGTGGTCCACTTTCGGAGCGAGATATGGCCTATTTTCAGAGTATTCAAGAAAGTATCAACTCGCTAGGGCTTAGAGACAGAGTTCTGTTACAGCCAGAGTTTATTGATAAACCCGAAAATTTTATTCGTAATGCCGATGTCTTTGTCTTACCATCAGTGCAAGAGGGGCTCGGTACTCCAGTATTAGAAGCATTGGCCTGTGGAATACCAGTTGTCACTAATCGTATTCCTGGAGTCTTTGATCAGTGGATTAACGATGGTGAAAACGGTTATATGTGCACACTAGAGCCTGATATCTGGGCGGAAAAAATATACTTAGCTACCCAAATACCCCAAGATGCAATGAAATTAGCTTCGAAAAGAGTTCTGCAATACGCTTCAACACAGGCCATCGATCAAGAGTACTTCTCAATATTATGTAAATCCATAAAACTAACACGAGATGATTAG
- a CDS encoding FkbM family methyltransferase, whose protein sequence is MFIASSSLTRRQRISQKALQLFTISCIKLGLLKTKSFSIGGQFIEFHDLQKSNILQQIAIGGIESYEPEVAQLVKNYSHFTCPKYFFDVGANIGFYSVLAEAYFPQEAHVFAVEPFPANAHYLRQLKEHNQLNFTIIEKALDEYPDLQKKFYFPTAINSSQLSASASIINSFRGTDGIFKDLPYQTIDIMTETLDRVIASKCEADGSILIKLDCEGNELPILKSATLTLKRHDVDFIIELMINDRDKYEIFDLMKSFGYEGFLITNAGLVREDRPLTFPFPGRRDRTIWKNHFFTKKTFADVEKFSRKNYGYWI, encoded by the coding sequence ATGTTCATCGCCTCAAGCTCATTGACCAGACGCCAAAGAATATCTCAGAAAGCCCTGCAACTCTTCACAATATCCTGCATCAAACTTGGGCTGCTGAAAACTAAGAGCTTTTCAATTGGTGGTCAGTTCATTGAGTTTCATGACTTACAAAAGTCCAATATTTTACAACAGATAGCCATAGGTGGGATAGAATCTTACGAGCCAGAAGTCGCGCAACTTGTCAAAAACTATAGTCATTTCACTTGTCCTAAGTACTTTTTTGACGTTGGTGCAAATATTGGTTTTTACTCGGTGTTGGCAGAAGCCTATTTTCCACAAGAAGCACACGTTTTTGCCGTCGAGCCTTTTCCGGCAAATGCTCATTATCTTAGACAACTAAAAGAGCATAATCAGCTAAATTTCACTATCATTGAAAAAGCTTTGGATGAGTATCCTGACCTTCAAAAAAAGTTTTATTTTCCAACTGCCATTAATAGCTCACAACTATCGGCTAGCGCCTCCATTATTAATTCGTTTCGTGGCACTGACGGAATTTTCAAAGATCTGCCTTATCAAACCATTGACATCATGACTGAAACTTTAGATCGAGTAATTGCCTCAAAGTGCGAGGCTGATGGCAGTATTCTGATTAAACTAGACTGTGAAGGCAATGAGTTACCGATACTCAAATCAGCTACTTTAACCCTCAAGCGCCATGATGTTGACTTCATCATTGAGCTTATGATTAATGATCGTGACAAGTACGAGATCTTTGACTTGATGAAAAGCTTCGGCTATGAAGGTTTTTTGATCACTAATGCTGGCTTGGTTCGAGAAGATCGACCATTAACTTTTCCATTTCCTGGTAGACGCGATCGCACAATTTGGAAAAATCATTTTTTCACAAAAAAAACTTTCGCAGATGTCGAAAAGTTCTCAAGAAAAAATTATGGCTATTGGATCTAA
- a CDS encoding asparagine synthase-related protein yields MAVASILVDSNAHMQYRQTAYDGTTVLSIGDSVDSLLPQLSACLHHHDFVRLNTHLNSLIGHFAVIVETSTLIIAFVDVIRSYPIFYATDEHHNLAISNSAHLLKQKYQISQVDQTALLEFMMAGYVTNRETIYHNLYQLRAGEYLLWDKMKCQLTVQRYFRYHPSSHTQHTASEYVEELANATDRTFERLLNAVGDAPIWLPLSGGLDSRLILAKLHSLGCSNLHTFSYGPRGNYEAKAAQAVAKTLNVPWQFIQPNASKARQIFDSSQRRAYWEYADSLSAVPVMNDYQALHSLRESGQLSENAVVINGQSGDFTSGGHIPLKMLIGPCSAQQLTDFVIYKHYSLWHHLKTPENVEFAKSRILSVLGLEEHQEMTMPEIAAFYEEWEWQERQSKLVVNGQRIYEFLGLGWQLPLWDTELVRFWSQVPLNLRLEQSLYIQYLEHFNYHNLFQNYRSESRRWPGAMAGTIILNQLERALLGDQQRVYKYASYWGHYSDQYALYGLRYFLKNIKTAVIPPQGRGLVALGTKLWCEENDIQIPS; encoded by the coding sequence ATGGCTGTTGCTTCTATTCTGGTTGATTCGAACGCTCATATGCAATATCGGCAAACTGCTTATGATGGCACAACCGTGTTAAGCATTGGTGATTCGGTTGACAGCCTACTGCCGCAGCTAAGCGCTTGCCTACATCATCATGATTTTGTCCGTCTCAACACACACCTCAACTCTTTAATTGGACATTTCGCCGTCATTGTTGAAACATCAACTCTAATTATTGCCTTTGTTGATGTCATTAGAAGTTATCCGATTTTCTATGCCACAGACGAACACCACAATCTGGCGATTTCCAATTCTGCGCATTTGCTCAAACAAAAGTATCAAATTTCTCAAGTCGACCAGACCGCCCTTTTAGAATTTATGATGGCGGGCTACGTTACTAATCGGGAGACTATTTATCACAATCTGTATCAACTTCGGGCAGGAGAATATTTACTTTGGGACAAGATGAAATGTCAACTGACTGTTCAGAGATATTTTCGCTACCATCCCTCATCTCACACTCAACACACCGCTAGTGAATATGTTGAAGAACTCGCAAACGCGACCGATCGCACTTTTGAACGGTTACTCAATGCTGTGGGTGATGCCCCTATTTGGTTGCCTCTTAGTGGTGGACTGGATTCCAGGTTGATTTTGGCTAAATTGCATAGTCTTGGATGCTCCAACCTGCATACATTCTCCTATGGCCCACGCGGAAACTATGAAGCCAAAGCTGCCCAAGCCGTGGCTAAAACGTTGAATGTGCCTTGGCAATTTATTCAGCCTAACGCTTCTAAAGCGCGACAGATCTTTGACTCATCACAACGTCGAGCTTATTGGGAATACGCTGATAGCTTAAGTGCTGTCCCAGTGATGAATGATTACCAAGCACTGCATTCACTCCGAGAAAGCGGCCAACTCTCAGAAAATGCGGTGGTTATCAATGGTCAAAGTGGCGACTTTACTTCCGGCGGGCACATTCCCCTAAAAATGCTGATAGGGCCTTGCTCCGCTCAGCAACTAACTGATTTTGTTATCTATAAACATTACTCTCTCTGGCACCACCTCAAAACGCCAGAAAATGTAGAGTTTGCGAAATCAAGAATCTTGAGTGTACTTGGCCTTGAAGAGCATCAAGAAATGACTATGCCAGAGATTGCTGCTTTCTATGAAGAATGGGAGTGGCAGGAAAGACAATCCAAGTTGGTAGTCAATGGTCAAAGGATCTATGAGTTTTTGGGGCTCGGTTGGCAGCTACCTCTCTGGGATACTGAATTAGTGCGGTTTTGGTCACAAGTTCCCCTGAATCTTCGACTAGAGCAGTCACTTTATATTCAATATTTGGAGCATTTCAACTACCACAATTTGTTCCAAAACTATCGGTCTGAATCACGAAGATGGCCGGGAGCAATGGCCGGCACAATTATTCTCAATCAATTAGAGCGAGCTCTATTGGGTGATCAACAGCGAGTGTATAAATATGCCAGCTATTGGGGTCACTATAGCGACCAGTATGCTTTGTATGGATTGCGTTACTTTCTCAAAAATATCAAAACAGCAGTCATACCCCCCCAAGGAAGAGGCTTAGTGGCTTTAGGCACTAAGCTGTGGTGTGAAGAAAACGATATTCAAATCCCCTCTTAA
- a CDS encoding class I SAM-dependent methyltransferase produces MSSVGFAIFTQKGFEELHRNFPEYREWIDTKAQVRGPKFLFDLQEVQPAEISDGLYDTIFRQAYFHAHYMQQGNFLSVWHQLKKVLELPKSRVSEILEVGKGIGLLEALLECYDYTVTTLDVEARYQPDVIGDILSLPWPDKTFDCVCCFEVLEHLPSFKTLSALKELTRVSRRYVYISLPCQRSSLHFNFSLRFRERGLRRFPINFNFFSSFPSFPLQDQNEAELLKRTDKHGPHYWEVGRKSYPKQKIKRLVSQAGLDVIEDFHNPHHPYHWFLLCEHTSSSN; encoded by the coding sequence ATGAGCAGCGTTGGATTTGCCATATTCACTCAAAAAGGTTTCGAAGAACTGCATAGAAACTTTCCTGAGTATCGAGAATGGATCGACACGAAAGCTCAAGTTCGTGGGCCAAAATTTTTGTTTGATTTACAAGAAGTTCAACCAGCAGAAATTAGTGATGGTCTATATGACACCATTTTTAGGCAAGCCTATTTTCATGCTCACTATATGCAGCAGGGCAACTTTCTGAGCGTTTGGCATCAGCTCAAGAAAGTTTTAGAGTTGCCGAAAAGTCGAGTCTCAGAGATTCTTGAGGTCGGCAAAGGGATTGGTTTATTAGAAGCGCTCCTTGAGTGCTACGACTACACCGTTACCACATTAGATGTCGAAGCTCGCTATCAACCCGATGTGATTGGTGATATTCTTTCCTTGCCTTGGCCAGATAAAACTTTTGATTGCGTCTGTTGCTTCGAGGTTTTAGAACATTTACCCAGTTTCAAAACGCTCAGCGCCTTGAAAGAGCTCACCCGTGTGTCACGGCGTTACGTATATATCAGTTTGCCTTGCCAACGTTCCAGCCTTCATTTCAATTTTTCACTGCGGTTTCGAGAGCGAGGATTGCGGCGTTTTCCGATCAATTTCAACTTCTTCTCATCTTTTCCTTCCTTTCCATTGCAAGATCAGAACGAAGCTGAATTACTCAAACGTACCGATAAACATGGGCCACATTATTGGGAAGTTGGCAGAAAATCATACCCGAAACAAAAAATAAAACGCCTAGTTAGCCAAGCCGGTCTCGATGTGATTGAAGATTTTCATAATCCTCATCATCCTTACCATTGGTTCTTACTTTGCGAACACACTTCCTCCTCTAATTAA
- the pseI gene encoding pseudaminic acid synthase, with amino-acid sequence MEVISIQGRPVGRSHPPFVVAEMSGNHNQSLDRALEIVEAAAKAGAHALKLQTYTADTMTLDLAAGEFFIDDPKSLWHGHSLYELYEKAHTPWEWHQPIFERCREFGIIGFSTPFDTTAVDFLETLDVPCYKIASFENTDLPLIRKVASTGKPMIISTGMATIAELDETVRTAREAGCHDLILLKCTSTYPATPENTNLQTIPHLRDLFNVQVGLSDHTMGIGAAVASVAFGATFIEKHFTLRRADGGVDSTFSMEPEEITQLVTESERAWQAIGRIQYGTADAEQGSKVFRRSLYIAQDMQAGDVFTPDNLRAIRPGYGLPPKYYERFLGRRINTAAPKGTPLRQDMIG; translated from the coding sequence ATGGAAGTGATTAGCATTCAAGGTCGCCCAGTTGGTCGCAGTCATCCACCCTTTGTCGTTGCCGAGATGTCTGGCAATCACAATCAATCCCTCGACCGCGCCTTAGAGATTGTTGAGGCTGCCGCCAAGGCTGGAGCCCATGCTCTGAAACTGCAAACCTACACTGCCGACACCATGACCCTGGATTTGGCTGCAGGGGAATTTTTTATTGACGATCCTAAGAGCCTTTGGCATGGTCACTCTCTCTACGAACTCTACGAAAAAGCTCATACCCCTTGGGAGTGGCATCAACCAATTTTTGAACGTTGCCGCGAATTCGGCATCATCGGCTTTAGTACGCCCTTTGACACGACAGCAGTCGATTTTTTAGAAACTCTAGACGTGCCCTGTTACAAAATTGCGTCGTTCGAAAATACAGACCTGCCTTTGATTCGCAAGGTCGCCAGCACAGGTAAGCCCATGATCATTTCGACGGGCATGGCCACCATCGCCGAACTCGACGAAACTGTTCGTACCGCTCGGGAAGCAGGTTGCCATGACCTGATTCTCTTGAAATGCACCAGTACCTATCCCGCCACCCCAGAGAACACCAATTTGCAAACGATTCCTCACTTGCGCGATCTCTTCAACGTTCAAGTGGGTCTGTCAGACCACACGATGGGTATTGGGGCCGCCGTTGCCAGTGTTGCGTTTGGAGCGACCTTTATCGAAAAGCATTTCACCCTCAGACGAGCCGATGGTGGTGTCGATTCTACATTTTCCATGGAGCCCGAAGAAATCACTCAACTCGTGACCGAATCTGAACGCGCTTGGCAAGCGATCGGGCGCATTCAATATGGCACAGCGGACGCTGAACAGGGATCTAAAGTTTTTCGTCGGAGCCTATACATCGCCCAAGATATGCAAGCTGGCGATGTTTTCACCCCCGACAACTTACGCGCTATTCGCCCCGGCTACGGACTACCGCCCAAATACTATGAGCGATTCTTAGGTCGTCGAATCAACACCGCTGCCCCTAAAGGCACGCCATTGCGGCAAGATATGATTGGCTAA
- a CDS encoding methyltransferase domain-containing protein — MKSLKPSSSGKLIMSQPNPRELKELYLQGQNIMALLRKNATTNGNTEEIIEVSYDLQAGSYVSALSEPSIAEHKQNYGAAIAQEMLTRCHPTSILEAGVGEATTLAEVVKNLPSETKAYGFDLCWSRLAYGKLWLDKNKIADTTLCTGSLFQIPFSTNSIDVVYTSHSIEPNGGFEQPILQELYRVAKKYLILLEPGYELASAAAKARMDSHRYCKNLVKTAENLGYSVIKHELFPLTANPLNPTAITVIQKTPISESEKDVESVLACPKTGATLQQFGEVLFSPEALCVYPIISGIPCLRAENAIVASYYPELSDLP; from the coding sequence ATGAAATCTCTAAAACCTTCTTCGTCGGGAAAATTGATAATGAGTCAGCCGAATCCTAGAGAGCTTAAGGAGTTGTATCTGCAAGGCCAAAATATCATGGCCCTCTTAAGGAAAAATGCTACTACGAACGGCAACACCGAAGAGATTATTGAAGTCTCTTATGATTTGCAAGCTGGCAGCTACGTCTCCGCTTTGAGTGAGCCATCAATAGCTGAGCACAAGCAGAATTATGGTGCAGCGATCGCTCAAGAAATGCTGACTCGATGCCATCCAACCTCAATTTTGGAAGCTGGCGTTGGTGAAGCCACGACGCTCGCCGAAGTCGTTAAGAATTTACCGAGCGAGACCAAGGCCTACGGTTTTGACTTGTGTTGGTCTAGATTGGCCTACGGTAAGCTTTGGCTAGATAAAAATAAGATTGCAGACACTACGTTATGTACTGGTAGCCTATTTCAAATTCCTTTTAGCACTAATTCGATTGACGTCGTTTATACGTCTCACTCTATCGAGCCAAATGGTGGGTTCGAACAACCCATTCTGCAAGAACTATACCGGGTAGCAAAAAAATATCTCATTTTATTAGAGCCCGGATATGAACTGGCTAGTGCAGCGGCAAAGGCTCGGATGGATTCTCACCGTTATTGCAAAAACTTAGTCAAGACTGCCGAAAATCTCGGTTATTCCGTGATTAAGCATGAGTTATTTCCGTTAACGGCCAACCCACTCAACCCTACTGCTATTACAGTTATTCAAAAAACACCTATATCGGAATCGGAGAAGGACGTAGAGAGCGTGTTGGCTTGTCCCAAGACTGGGGCAACGCTGCAACAATTTGGTGAGGTGTTGTTTAGCCCGGAAGCCTTATGTGTGTACCCCATCATTTCAGGTATCCCTTGCCTGCGCGCTGAAAATGCGATCGTCGCGAGTTACTATCCTGAGTTAAGCGATCTCCCATAG